Proteins co-encoded in one Planctomycetota bacterium genomic window:
- the kdsB gene encoding 3-deoxy-manno-octulosonate cytidylyltransferase: protein MPDVVVIIPARLASERLPRKMLLAETGKPLVQHTVERAMAADVGPVVVAADHQEIADALAPFGTEVVLTDPNHPSGTDRIAEVAADRGEPFVINVQGDEPEIDPKIIRDLSFRLDDSGAVMATVSVPYIGDVSDPNRVKVVTGTDDRALYFSRSPIPFSRGEPVEPRLHVGIYAYTRDFLLRYPTLEPTPLERAEKLEQLRVLEHGFRIDVLAADGHAAGIDTAEQYADFVQRFTSTKP, encoded by the coding sequence ATGCCCGATGTGGTTGTGATTATCCCTGCTCGCCTGGCGTCCGAGCGGCTGCCGCGGAAGATGCTGCTGGCCGAGACGGGCAAGCCGCTGGTGCAGCACACGGTCGAGCGGGCCATGGCCGCCGATGTCGGGCCGGTCGTGGTTGCCGCGGATCATCAGGAGATCGCCGACGCCTTGGCCCCGTTCGGGACCGAGGTCGTGCTGACGGACCCGAACCATCCCTCAGGCACCGATCGCATCGCCGAGGTCGCCGCCGATCGGGGCGAGCCATTTGTCATCAATGTGCAGGGCGACGAGCCGGAGATTGACCCGAAGATCATCCGCGATCTGTCCTTTCGCCTCGACGACAGCGGGGCGGTGATGGCGACGGTGAGCGTGCCGTACATCGGCGATGTGAGCGACCCGAATCGGGTGAAAGTCGTCACCGGTACCGACGATCGTGCGTTGTACTTCAGTCGCAGCCCGATTCCGTTCAGTCGTGGTGAGCCCGTCGAGCCGCGGCTGCACGTGGGCATCTATGCTTACACCCGGGATTTCCTATTGCGGTACCCCACGCTCGAGCCGACGCCGCTGGAGCGGGCCGAGAAGCTTGAGCAGTTGCGCGTGCTGGAGCACGGTTTTCGCATTGATGTTCTCGCGGCCGACGGACACGCCGCGGGGATCGACACCGCCGAGCAGTACGCCGA
- a CDS encoding phosphoribosyltransferase family protein, which yields MHSLLHRTFTTTVAASRWAWRESVHFAYPQTCVHCEAGAEGMFCEACEAGWSATLAEPCCFACGRPVADAEAPCTWCGGNGRRRLDRVARLGVLNGPLQSAVIAQKYKSQWWIAERLADTLADRPMARSVLADAHVIVAVPLHWSRRVSRGYNQAAVIADMLGKRRGVPVVRPAVRHRRTLPQVRTKSMRERWENVRDAFRLTNPDAVAGKRVVIVDDVMTTGSTIGALARAIDPAGPEAISAVVLAVADPKHSDFERK from the coding sequence ATGCATTCGCTGCTCCACCGCACCTTCACAACCACGGTCGCCGCGTCACGGTGGGCGTGGCGGGAGTCGGTGCATTTCGCCTACCCGCAGACCTGCGTTCATTGCGAGGCGGGGGCAGAGGGCATGTTTTGCGAGGCGTGTGAGGCCGGCTGGTCCGCGACGCTGGCCGAGCCGTGCTGTTTCGCGTGCGGCCGCCCCGTGGCGGATGCGGAAGCGCCCTGCACATGGTGCGGGGGCAACGGCCGACGCCGGCTCGATCGCGTCGCCCGCCTCGGCGTGCTCAACGGCCCGCTCCAGTCGGCCGTGATTGCACAGAAGTACAAAAGCCAGTGGTGGATCGCGGAACGCCTGGCCGACACGCTCGCGGACCGGCCGATGGCAAGGTCGGTGCTGGCGGACGCGCACGTGATCGTCGCGGTGCCGTTGCATTGGTCGCGGCGGGTATCGCGTGGGTACAACCAAGCGGCGGTCATCGCGGACATGCTCGGCAAACGCCGTGGCGTTCCCGTCGTTCGGCCCGCGGTGCGACACCGCCGGACCCTGCCGCAGGTGCGAACCAAGAGCATGCGCGAACGCTGGGAGAACGTCCGCGACGCGTTCCGTTTGACCAATCCCGACGCCGTGGCCGGCAAGCGGGTGGTGATCGTCGACGACGTGATGACCACCGGCAGCACGATCGGTGCCCTGGCCCGCGCGATCGACCCGGCCGGGCCGGAAGCGATCAGTGCCGTCGTCCTCGCCGTCGCCGACCCCAAGCACAGCGATTTCGAGCGAAAGTGA